AGCAAAATCAGTCAATCAATTCGGCCTGAAAATGTACCCCAAGCTCATACGCGGAGACGAGAACCTCATATTTTCGCCCTTGAGCATATTCTTATCTCTCGCGACGGCATTTGAGGGTGCACGGGGTCAAAGCAAGGATGAGATCGGCAAACTCCTCGCAATAGGCCAAGTAGCAGCGCCTTTACATGTAATGCTCGCCGACCTGACCTATCAGCTAAGGCATTCGATTCCTGAGGAACATGGTGCTCTGTCCCTCGCCAATGGTGTCTGGATACACGAATTTCCAGATCATATTATTCATCCGACCTTTGAAAAAGTCATCGCCGATTTCTACCGCGCAACGGTTGTGACTGCCGATTTTCGAAGTTCGCCAGCCCAAGTGGCAGGACAGATGAATGATTGGATTAAGGAGATGACGCGAGGGAAAATCACTGATCTCATATCGGCTGATCGATTGCGTAGAGAGCAGACCGTGATCTCGATCCTAAACGCTTTCTATTTCAAGAACATGTGGCTTTGGCCATTTGAAACGGGAAGAACTAAAGACGAGGATTTCGTCTGCAGCGGAGGCTCACGTATAAAGGTTCGCATGATGCATTCGTCCCAGAGGTTCCGTTATATGGAAGAGCAAGACCTTCAAGGGCTTGAGCTACCCTATCAAGGCTGGGAAACGTCCATGATGGTCTTTCTCCCTCGTAAGGCTGACGGCCTCCAGGAAATGGAGAAATCGCTTACACCGGAGACCCTGGGACTATGGATTAGCAAGTTTTCTCAGTTGCCCGACGTGGATGTGTCTTTCCCTAAATTTGGCTTTAAATCCCGATATGGGCTTCTACCTACGCTCAAAGAAATGGGTATGAATATATCGTTTGGTCCCGGAGCAGACTTCTCCGGCATGCTTGAAAAGAAAAGACCTGAGTCGCCGAGCATAAGTCTCTTCATTACCAGTATGCTTCATGAAACACGGATTGACTTGAACGAGAGAGGTACTGAAGCCGCTGCTGCAACGGCACTGAGCATAAGTGCGTCGGCACCGAAACCCGAACGCAAGATTTTTCGTGCTGACCATCCTTTCATGTTCGTCATACGGCACAACCGCACAGGTTGTATTCTCCTCATGGGGCGAGTGACCAATCCCTTGGCAAATTGATTCTTGGCGGCTCTTTTCCATATACGGTTGCGGAAAGTGCTCTTACAGCATGGACACACGCGCCACATGGATAGAAATCCCATGCTGCAGATGCGGATAGGTAGGTGGAACTGGAGTCGTGGACGTGTTTGACGGCCATTCGTGAACTCGTCAGAATGGCCAATTGCAGTTTTTCGACACCAGATATGCTGTCAGCGGCCGGCATGGGATGAACGAGTTCGTTGTGGATTACTATGACGGTGTTGGATATGATGGGAAACCTTTGCAAAAATCGCCCTAAGTGGGCACCGTCATGCCGATGACAATGGGCAAGCGAATCATCAGAATTGTGTTAATATCAGTTGCTGTGGCGCTAGTTGTGGGTCTGACACCAGGCTTCAACGGATGGCTTATTCCAGATTTCAACAGATCTGTGGCAAAGATTGTCCTTCGCGCTCCCGAGACAGTAGTGAGATGTGTTCTTGCGGTAGTAGCCTTTGTCGATATTAGAAACGACAAAGGTCAAAATATCACTCACTTGGCTGCTCTCAGTAGGCGCACAGAACTCGTCCAAGCTCTTCTCGAAGCGGGAGCCGACGTCAATGCCAAAGACGCGTCGGGAAGAACCGCCTTACACTTCGCAGCAGGCCACGGCAATTCGCACATGGTAAAAGTGCTCCTACAATCCGGGGCCGATGTCAATGCCAAAGATGCGCAAGGAACCACTCCCTTGCATTGGGCGATGCGTCCGTGGGACGATTATATTATAAAACGCTTGTTAGAGAACGGTGCCGACATTAATGCTAAAGACAAAAAGGGTAGAAGTCCTTTGCATTTGTTAATTTTAAGCGGAGATGTCCTACTCGTGAAGGGGCTCTTAGAAATGGGAGCAGACGTTAACGTAAAGGACGCAACGAGATCGTCCCCTCTGCTCAGTGCGGCCGGCAAAGGTGATTTCGAAATGATGAAATTACTGCTTGCGCATGGAGCGGACCCCAATGTGAAAGATCGGCAACGTCTTACCCCACTAATGTTGGCACTGAAAAGCGGAAATCATATCCAACTTATCGCAATCGTTAAGCTGTTCTTGGATGCTCACGCAGAGCTAAACTCAAGAGATCAGGATGGCATAACGGCCCTGGCGTACGCACTGAAAAATGGCGATACTGCGGTAGCAGATCTTCTGAAAGCTCATGGAGCTCGGGAATAGCGCCCAGCAACGGATCAGTTTTTTTGCATAACTGTTAATGGATCGGACTTCATCTGACAGCGAAGAGTTACCGGACAGCAACGAGGTTGTCAGGTCGTAATCTGTCCAGCTCCTTTTCATTATCCAAATGTTTGTTTTCTAGGAAGTCTTGCATGGTAGTTTCTTCCAGACCATGCTTGTTTCAGCGCGCGCTCTTTCGGTTGATCATCGGCAGATGCATCGGGAAAAGAGTGTGTTTCGGATCGGCGGAAACACTGAAATGCCTCTGATACTCAGAGAATCAATGGCGGGAAACTGTAGAACAGATCCGATCCGAATTCTTTCAATAAGCCACCCTAAGCACCTCATTCAAATCTGAACTCATTAGGAAATTTTCGAGGCCACAACGCGACAATTCCTGATTGTGAGCAGACATAGACGGCTCTTTTCATTGCCGTAATGTTGCGGTTTTGATTGAGCCCCATTTCTGTCAACTCTGGCTGAATTCTCGGGGTATTTTCAAAAGTGTCATTTGATGCTTTTGATCTGAAATCTGAGATGATGATTTGTTTGAGGCAAGCCTGATCTCTGATGACTCGGAATGAAAGTGTAACAGTGGAGTGATTTGGCGAAACGGCGTCAGAGCTAGAATTAAACGACTTCCCAAAAACTTCCCTGAAGCCTTAACCGTAAGTATTGCCCTACAGAAGCGGGAGATGACTCTTCGGAAATGTTTTCTTTTCTCAGTCCGTACCTGCAATTTCAAGCAATTGGTTTTTTCATTGAGTCGTATTGATATCGGTACAACTGCCACAAGCATTAGTAATCATGGGTTGTCAGTCGTAATGATATAGTGACAACTCAATTTCGGCCCCTTTAAAGGAGTTCCCCCGATAAGTGTCTCTTTCCAGTGAGGTATTTAATTCAGATGTACTCATATCTATAGTTTCGCGATTCTTGCATGGTCGAGTCCGCGCGTGGAGCGCGGGCCGTTGAGTTTTTCGAACTTATTGATTCGGCTGGCTTTCGAATAAATTCTCAGCGAGAAATGACTCCTTCGAGCTGCTGCCAGCATGTCTGAAAAGGTGAACGACTTTTTCCGGCAGTACCAGGGAGCCGGGTCGGCAACGAGGTTCTTTGCAGTGACGAATTGCCCAACGAACCAAAGCACTACAAAGCAGTAGGCCCAGTAAGCAAACATAGGGGCACGGGTTACCGAGGTCTCTTTCCGACACTGAGGTTCAGCCGCACCCAGGAGGTTCTTGGTCTCTCGATTGGTCATCTCAATGCTAAAGCGTGCAGCGTAGCGCTCGATAATCTGCTGTGGTGCAGCCTGAGGGTCCGTATCGAAAAACACCATATTGGCATGGTGGCCGGCCGGGTCATGGCACAACACGATCGAAAGAGGCTGTTGCCCTGCGCTATGATACCATAGCGCCGTGAACTGATGTATCAGGAGCTTAGTTTGTTTTCCATAGCAGAAGACCCTAATCTCATTCCACCCCAGATTGGGGTCCTGGAACATCGTTTCCAGGGAGGGCAGTCGAGCGCCTCTCTTGCGAGGTCTGCCCATCACTGTAAATGGAGCAGGTTCCAGCACAGCGAACAAAGCTGCATCCTTTCTCAGCCTCCCTGTAATGTGCACATTCTTGGGTCGTGCTTTGAGGATGGTATCGCAGCAGTATCCCAGGTCGAACACAATTCTCAGTCTTTCTCCCTCTTGGAGCCATGAATGAGTCAGATTTATAAGATCCAATCCAAGTTCGGGTTTTGTCTTGTAGGGCAGGCTCTTGGGATTAAACTTGGCCTTTGGCGGCCACCAAAGGCGGGCAGCGTATGGCAGACAAAACATGCGATCGCTGATGCCGGGAAGGCGAATCGCCAGTCCTATGATGACAAAGCACACTCCATACCCCTTTTGCTTAGTATGCTTTGGGAGTGAACCATCATGCTGCCAGCCCGCGCCACAGATCTTCTTGCCAGTGTGCTTGTTCAAGGTGTCGTCAATCACCACAAGGATCTCGATCCCTTCTGCAATCAGCGTTTCTACCAACATTCTGAAGACGAAATAGGAGACAAAGTCAGTCTCCCATCGTCCCTTGCCGAGGAATCGGTAGATGCTGGCGAAGTGCTTGGATTCATGGAGTCTCATGGTCAGAATCACCTGGCTGATAGTGTGCTTGCCCATAGTGAGCACCCAACCGACCACCAGCGCAACGAAGATACGGAAACTCGGTGCGCTGAAACACGCTCTGAAATGAATCTCGTCAATCCCGAACGGATCTGGTATAGATCTCTTCAACTGGCGTTCCTCCTTCCCAGAATCTTTACACAAAACCGGGTATGTGCGGAACGCCTTATTTTTTCAAGGATTATCTCACCATCTAACCGTCCAGAATACAAAAAGGGCGAAACTATAGATTGAAGCTGGGGAACCGCTATGTTCACAGTCTATTTGGCATCTCCCCTTGGATTTTCTCCAGAATGGAAGTCATACAGGGACAAGATCAAGCAACGGTTGACTGAATTGGGCTGCACAGTTCTTGATCCTTGGGAGGGTCCTTTCCATAAGGCCATTGCGGAGGCGAGCTCCATACGAGATTGGCCAGTCCGTGTTGCCACCTTCAAGAGAATAGCTCGACAAATCGGGAAAGCGAACGAGGACATGATACGATCCTGTGACGCAATCTGGGGCGTACTGGATGGGCCAGAATTGGATTCAGGCACGGTGAGTGAAATTGGCTTTGCGGCCGGGCTGGGAAAGAAATGCTACGGATTGCGGACTGATTTCCGCAATAGTGGGGACTTTGATGGGGTTCCGATCAATTTGCAGGTTCTTTATTGGATCGAAGCCCTCGGTGGAAGGCTGTTCAGAAGGATTGAAAATATTTTCCCATAGCGCAGGAATTAGCCCGATTTGCATTGATCCCATGCGTGACGAAATGCTTGGCTCTAACAAGGGCAGTAGAAGCGATTTCCGCATGGATGACGGAAAAAATGCGGGACACTTGGTTTTCAGTGTCCCGATTTGGCCCCATTTTGTCGTATAATCCTTCAGAAATTCGGGCGGGACCGAAAACAGACCCCAGACGTTCGGGTTCAGCGCCTGCTTCCGGATTCCAAAGGAAGCCCGTCATCAAGAGACCAACCTGCTCAAACCTGTATGATGCAGGAACTGGCCAGCGGGAAGATCAGACTAATCTGATAGAGGCGAAAGAGAAAAGCTATGAGCGAACACGACGAAGACATCGATTTTTTGGAAGAGCACATCCCCGAACTTGCGGAAGCCGCAGTGACGCAGGCGTACTGGCAGACCCTTGCATCCGGGAACAGCGTGCTGGAAAGCGAAAATGGGGTGATTTACGAGGTGTTTCCGGATGGCACACGCAAGGTGGTGAAGACAGGCGAACCTCCTGTTCCGGTTGAGAAGGGCGAAAAGCGGCTCCTACCATGAGCAAAGTACCCCGCCTCCGAATGTTCGCCGGCCCCAATGGTTCGGGCAAGAGCACTATCAAATCGGTGATTCGCCCGGAACTGTTGGGCGTATATATCAACCCCGATGACATTGAGGATGAGTTTCGATTGCAGGGCTTTCTCGATCTGGAGGCCTTTGGGGTCTCCAGCACGGCAGAGGAAGTGTTGTCATTCTTTCGCCGCTCTGAATTACTGGAAAGAGCCGATTTGCTGGCTGTAACGGATTCCCTCCGCCTTGAAGGAGGGAAACTGAGCTTTCATCAGGTGGAGGTGAATTCTTACTTGGCCTCCACGACAGCGGACTTCATTCGTCACGAATTGCTGAAGAGTGGCGCATCTTTTACCTTCGAAACGGTCATGTCATCCCCAGACAAGGTGTCATTCCTGAAGAAAGCACAGGAAAGGGGCTTTCGGACGTATTTGTACTATGTGGCCACAGAAGATCCCATCATCAACATTTCACGCGTTCGAAACCGGGTAAGGCTCGGTGGACATCCTGTCCCCGAGGATAAAATCGTCTCTCGCTATGGTCGGTCCCTCAGTTTGCTTGCTGATGCCATTCGTCACACAAACCGGGCTTACATCTTCGACAACTCAAGGCGTCAGCACATCTGGCTGGCCGAGGTCACGGATGGGAAAGTCCTGGAGATGAAATCCGACAGCATGCCGGTATGGTTCAAAAGGGCCGTGTGGGACAAACTAATGCCAACTGAGATGAGGTAAAGACGGGCACAGACCATTGTATTGCCTGGCCGTCGAACGGAACAAAATCGTGTTCGGATTTTGTTCGTGGTCCCGGCGATCCGAAGGGGATCAGTCGGGATCGTGAAGGACCGAAACGGACTGAAGGGGCTTGAAATGACTGAAATATCGAGGCATGAGGTTGATATGATTGACGGGGTTCACGGCCTGTCACGCTGGAGGTCGCGAGTTCGAGTCTCGTCGCTCCCGCCACAAAGGTTAAAAATCTTAATGATTTACAGATTGCCATAACAAAACACTCCGGATAGCAAACACAATTTGCTATCCATTTGCTATCCAAACTTGACCGGAAGTGGCTGCTTCCGGTTTTTCTTTTTTCGGGGGAAGCCATATCTGAGTATCCCCGTGATCGAAGCTCATCCGGTCAATCCCTCTCAACAGATCCGCATCACTGATCATGAGATATCGTCTCGAGACATCCTTCACCTTGAACGCATGCCCCAGGATTGCCTCACGGATTTCATAATCCATGCCGGACCGCATAGCGTTAGTGCTCCACACATGCCGAATGTCATGAATACTGGGAACAGGGGAAATCTTAAGAATATACGTCTATAGAGAAAAGAGAGAGACACATCTTCCGTCGTCTACGTTCTCTTTTCCTTTTTATCCATGTGCGCAACGCTTCGGCTGTCCGCTTCGGTAAAGACAACGAGGTCTTTTGAGCATTCCCCTTCCCGAGCACTGATATGGTGGAATGCTCAAGATTTACGTCCTGCAGGTCGAGTGAGCAAACCTCATTCCTTCGCAATCCGAGATCGTGGAGCAAAAGCAATATTGCGTGATCTCTGATTCCCTTGGCATCGGTGCGTTGCTCTGCTCTCATCTGCAGTTTCCGGAATCCAGATTCACGAGGCCCGCGAGTATCACGGTATGATCGATGCTTCACATTCTCGACGGCCAGTTCCCAATTAACAAGACCTATCATCCTAGCAACCTTCAATAAGCTGCGCAATGTGGATAATCTCCGGGTTAATTGTGGCGCCCTGCGATTTCCTCTCCACGTGTTGTTTCGATAATCCAGAGCAATGGCATTGCCTCGAGCAGGTCCGCACGAAATAAACATGTGTACCGCCTCATTGTTGTCTACTACCCCGAGGAGTCCGGCGAAGTGAACCATGTCGGCCGCATACGCTCGCCGCGTCGTCTCTGTTCGGCCAGAGAGAAATACATCCACGATGTGATCATGGGTGACGGTGTGCTGTATGGTATGTGTCAGAGTAAGTGCTGTGCTCTCCATCTCTCTCCCTTTCCCGGGAAACCGGAGGGGATTGACCGTCTACACAGTCAACCCCCCTCCCGGTCCAGCTTCTTTTCTTTTTGAAAAGTGTTGCCCCTATGGGGTGGTTCGTTAAGCCTCACCAATTCCTACGAAATTTTTCGCCTTTTTTGTTGGGGCTCTGCCTCGTTTGCCATTTCTTCCGCTCCGATCTCCTCGATAATCTCGAGCGGTTCTCGTGGAATCCGTGTGACTCGCAGTCCTTCGTCTCTTAGATATTCAACTGAGTGACCGCGTCCGAGGTAAAGCCAGTTGGGGCATACGTCGAGAGTTTCCGAAAGGTGGAGCACGCTTGCGATGTCTGGTTCCGTGTTTTTATAGATCCAAGAGCGGAACTGGGTAAGAGAAATTCCCAAGCGCTCGCAAAACTGTTGGTCATTCTCACCGTTTTGATACTTGCTCTTCTTTTGTTTGAATGAGCGCAATCGTTTGATGAACGTGTCATATTTCGGGTCGTGAGCGGCTTCGTCGGTCATGGGGCTACCCCCGTGATTTGTGATCGAGTTCTAAAGCTTTCCAGGCGACACCTATCAAGATGTCCAGGTCTCTAAACATGTGTTTAACGCTTTTTAGGATGCAATATGCTTGTTCTGCGGCATCCTCTTCGTTTGCTTGACCTAGTGGCTTTACATTCGTGTAAGCCAAGCAATCCGGTCCCCCGGCCACTGAGACCACTTTTAGTTTCACCGCCGATCCCGTGGCCACCAGCGCGTTGGTGGCTGCAATGCTCGGGTGCGAGGGGGGGTTGGCCCCTGGTGCGGCCGTGTTCGATACTACGCGGATCGCGGAATGGGTTGACAGAGAAACCTGCTGGCTGTGCGCCAGCGCTTTGAGCCTGGGAAAGCACTTTTGGTGCGCTGCAAAAAAAACGGAGAGCATCCGTGGTGACAAGATTAGTGGTCATAATTCCCTGGTTTCCCTGGATCCATCCCGAAAGAGAAGCGGATCTCTTCGTTCTTTGGGTTCACCCAAAAACTCTTGATTGTATACAATAATACCTATTTTAGAGAGCACACCAGAGACCACGATACATTCAAAGTGAGCTATATGAGCCATTTCAGATTGTTTAATTGCATGCAAAATAGTTCTTGACGAGACAATTTGTGTATGCAATCCTGAAGCTGCAATGCTTCCTGACACGACGAAGCATTGCGGGGCGATGCTTGGGTGCATTGGTCCCGATGGATCGACCGGCTTTCAAATCACACAGCGTGCCGCAACCTAGATCCGGAGTTCGGGTATGGAAAAAGATGGCTTGCTCATTCTGGTGCAGGTAGACCACCTCAGTGCGGAGGATCTTTCGTGGGTGATGGAAGCGCTCTGCATTCCTGGTGTGCGCAATCGCAACCTCCTGCCGACCATCACCAAGAAGGGGCGCGTCGGCCACCTTCTGCTTCTGGACATCGATGTCAGATACGAGGCCGATATCTCGCGTTTCATTGTTGAGGTGATAGGAAGCTACGGATACCATCGGATAGAGAGCAAACACGTTTTCCAGCCAACTAGCATCGAAGAGAGAGAGCTTGTAATCAGAAACCGTGAGAAAGAGCTTTCTTGCAGGGTTCGTCTCAAGAAGCGAGGAGGAGACGAATCCGGGTTCTTCGCCATCGAGAGCGATGACCTCTATGCCATCGTGAAGCGCATCCGGGATGATCTAGGCTGCGTGGTTTCTCCCATGGGGCTCAGGCGCAAGATCGAAGGAGCAGTCGTTCCTGCTCCGTCAGGTGCTGGAGTTCAGGTTATACAGCTATAGCGGACTGGAAGCCCTGAAAAATTAGACGGTCGTGGGATATGGGCCGGAGTTTGAAGGCAGGCGGGTTCCGATAGAGAAAAGTAGAGAGACCTGGAAGCGACCCGAGGCGGTTCTCTGTCAGAGTGATAACTAAATTGAGGGGCATCGACAAAGTCCCATTAGAGTGCCGCCTCCAGCGCTTCTGGCTCAAATAGACGCATGCGGATGGAAAGAAGACGAACATCGAACATTTGAAAGCAGGCTCAACAAGTCGAACAGAGGAGGAGAGTGCATCGTGAGCAAGACAGCAGAACTAACTACTACTAAGCAGACCCCTTTGGCGGAAGCTCGGCCCGAAAGGAGCTTTGTAAATCGTTATCTTCATAGTGATCTGACTTACAACGGCCTCAGTCTCGGCATCTTTTTGGTGCTCTGGAGTCTTCTCGCCGCAATAGCCAAATCCCCGTTCGTTCCTTCACCGGCTCAGGTGTGGGACGCTTTTGTCCAACTCTATCAGGTAGGAGATGTGGAAGGCTACACCTTGAAAGAGCACATAAGCATGAGCATAGTCCGCATTCTGTCAGGTTTTGGCCTTGCAGCCGCTATGGGGATACCGCTTGGATTATTGATGGG
The sequence above is a segment of the Desulfomonile tiedjei DSM 6799 genome. Coding sequences within it:
- a CDS encoding serpin family protein, which codes for MSDSKQSVFSPIANVSRIAFKTDEIKRETMNALEDCKWLAKSVNQFGLKMYPKLIRGDENLIFSPLSIFLSLATAFEGARGQSKDEIGKLLAIGQVAAPLHVMLADLTYQLRHSIPEEHGALSLANGVWIHEFPDHIIHPTFEKVIADFYRATVVTADFRSSPAQVAGQMNDWIKEMTRGKITDLISADRLRREQTVISILNAFYFKNMWLWPFETGRTKDEDFVCSGGSRIKVRMMHSSQRFRYMEEQDLQGLELPYQGWETSMMVFLPRKADGLQEMEKSLTPETLGLWISKFSQLPDVDVSFPKFGFKSRYGLLPTLKEMGMNISFGPGADFSGMLEKKRPESPSISLFITSMLHETRIDLNERGTEAAAATALSISASAPKPERKIFRADHPFMFVIRHNRTGCILLMGRVTNPLAN
- a CDS encoding ankyrin repeat domain-containing protein, with the protein product MPMTMGKRIIRIVLISVAVALVVGLTPGFNGWLIPDFNRSVAKIVLRAPETVVRCVLAVVAFVDIRNDKGQNITHLAALSRRTELVQALLEAGADVNAKDASGRTALHFAAGHGNSHMVKVLLQSGADVNAKDAQGTTPLHWAMRPWDDYIIKRLLENGADINAKDKKGRSPLHLLILSGDVLLVKGLLEMGADVNVKDATRSSPLLSAAGKGDFEMMKLLLAHGADPNVKDRQRLTPLMLALKSGNHIQLIAIVKLFLDAHAELNSRDQDGITALAYALKNGDTAVADLLKAHGARE
- a CDS encoding IS701 family transposase, yielding MKRSIPDPFGIDEIHFRACFSAPSFRIFVALVVGWVLTMGKHTISQVILTMRLHESKHFASIYRFLGKGRWETDFVSYFVFRMLVETLIAEGIEILVVIDDTLNKHTGKKICGAGWQHDGSLPKHTKQKGYGVCFVIIGLAIRLPGISDRMFCLPYAARLWWPPKAKFNPKSLPYKTKPELGLDLINLTHSWLQEGERLRIVFDLGYCCDTILKARPKNVHITGRLRKDAALFAVLEPAPFTVMGRPRKRGARLPSLETMFQDPNLGWNEIRVFCYGKQTKLLIHQFTALWYHSAGQQPLSIVLCHDPAGHHANMVFFDTDPQAAPQQIIERYAARFSIEMTNRETKNLLGAAEPQCRKETSVTRAPMFAYWAYCFVVLWFVGQFVTAKNLVADPAPWYCRKKSFTFSDMLAAARRSHFSLRIYSKASRINKFEKLNGPRSTRGLDHARIAKL
- a CDS encoding nucleoside 2-deoxyribosyltransferase, encoding MFTVYLASPLGFSPEWKSYRDKIKQRLTELGCTVLDPWEGPFHKAIAEASSIRDWPVRVATFKRIARQIGKANEDMIRSCDAIWGVLDGPELDSGTVSEIGFAAGLGKKCYGLRTDFRNSGDFDGVPINLQVLYWIEALGGRLFRRIENIFP
- a CDS encoding zeta toxin family protein, coding for MSKVPRLRMFAGPNGSGKSTIKSVIRPELLGVYINPDDIEDEFRLQGFLDLEAFGVSSTAEEVLSFFRRSELLERADLLAVTDSLRLEGGKLSFHQVEVNSYLASTTADFIRHELLKSGASFTFETVMSSPDKVSFLKKAQERGFRTYLYYVATEDPIINISRVRNRVRLGGHPVPEDKIVSRYGRSLSLLADAIRHTNRAYIFDNSRRQHIWLAEVTDGKVLEMKSDSMPVWFKRAVWDKLMPTEMR
- a CDS encoding tyrosine-type recombinase/integrase yields the protein MESTALTLTHTIQHTVTHDHIVDVFLSGRTETTRRAYAADMVHFAGLLGVVDNNEAVHMFISCGPARGNAIALDYRNNTWRGNRRAPQLTRRLSTLRSLLKVARMIGLVNWELAVENVKHRSYRDTRGPRESGFRKLQMRAEQRTDAKGIRDHAILLLLHDLGLRRNEVCSLDLQDVNLEHSTISVLGKGNAQKTSLSLPKRTAEALRTWIKRKRERRRRKMCLSLFSIDVYS
- the larC gene encoding nickel insertion protein, with translation MEKDGLLILVQVDHLSAEDLSWVMEALCIPGVRNRNLLPTITKKGRVGHLLLLDIDVRYEADISRFIVEVIGSYGYHRIESKHVFQPTSIEERELVIRNREKELSCRVRLKKRGGDESGFFAIESDDLYAIVKRIRDDLGCVVSPMGLRRKIEGAVVPAPSGAGVQVIQL